One window from the genome of Paucidesulfovibrio gracilis DSM 16080 encodes:
- the rsmI gene encoding 16S rRNA (cytidine(1402)-2'-O)-methyltransferase — MSLVPALYIVATPLGNTGDLSPRAAGVLTDADLVLAEDTRRTGALFVRLGIARRDGLGFTSFHEHNEERRTPAVVERLQAGESVALVSDAGTPLLSDPGYRLVRACREAGVPVHPVPGPSAPLAALSACGLPPYPFTFLGFPPRKSGQAETFFSAHRDTGATLVFFERKSRLLESLQAAHAALGDREFCIARELTKDFEEFVFGRLGDLSLLEVELRGEFTVVVAPPDAQGRTAESEVLRILDEEQALGGKPKDVARRVAGRVTGWTPKQVYAMQTAS, encoded by the coding sequence ATGTCTCTGGTACCCGCCTTATATATTGTGGCCACCCCGTTGGGAAACACGGGTGATCTGTCGCCGCGTGCGGCCGGTGTGTTGACGGACGCGGATCTGGTTTTGGCCGAGGACACCCGGCGAACCGGGGCGCTGTTTGTTCGTTTGGGCATTGCCCGGCGTGACGGTTTGGGGTTTACGAGCTTTCACGAGCACAACGAGGAGCGTCGCACGCCTGCGGTGGTGGAGCGATTGCAGGCCGGGGAGAGTGTGGCGCTGGTTTCGGACGCGGGCACTCCGTTGTTGTCGGATCCGGGGTATCGTTTGGTGCGGGCCTGCCGCGAGGCCGGGGTACCCGTGCATCCCGTACCCGGACCGAGCGCGCCGCTGGCCGCGTTGTCCGCGTGTGGATTGCCGCCGTATCCGTTCACGTTTTTGGGGTTTCCGCCGCGCAAGTCGGGCCAGGCCGAAACATTTTTTTCCGCGCACCGGGACACGGGCGCCACGCTGGTCTTTTTTGAACGCAAATCGCGTTTGCTGGAGAGCTTGCAGGCGGCGCACGCGGCCTTGGGTGACCGGGAATTTTGTATTGCCCGGGAGCTGACCAAGGATTTTGAGGAATTCGTGTTCGGGCGATTGGGTGATCTGTCTTTGCTGGAGGTGGAGCTTCGGGGGGAGTTCACGGTGGTGGTGGCCCCGCCCGACGCGCAGGGCCGCACGGCCGAGTCCGAGGTTTTGCGGATATTGGATGAGGAACAGGCGCTGGGTGGCAAACCCAAGGACGTGGCGCGGCGTGTTGCCGGGCGTGTCACTGGCTGGACACCCAAGCAGGTCTATGCCATGCAGACCGCCTCGTGA
- a CDS encoding acyl-CoA thioesterase: MKAKAASQSAVIMSHIALPEDANPSGNLHGGVILKHVDTAGGVVAMRHARANVVTASFERMDFLLPAYVGELLTIKASLNYVGHTSMEVGVRVEAENPITGEVRHTNSAYVTYVALDENGKPRSVPPLDLDSDTARRRWTEAENRRKMREDILAAESR, encoded by the coding sequence GTGAAAGCAAAAGCCGCATCCCAATCCGCCGTGATCATGAGCCACATCGCCCTGCCCGAGGACGCCAACCCGTCCGGGAATCTTCACGGCGGCGTGATCCTCAAGCATGTGGATACCGCCGGGGGCGTCGTGGCCATGCGCCACGCCCGCGCCAACGTGGTCACCGCCTCGTTTGAACGCATGGATTTTCTCCTGCCCGCCTATGTGGGCGAATTGCTGACCATCAAGGCCAGCCTCAACTATGTTGGACACACCAGCATGGAAGTGGGCGTGCGTGTGGAAGCTGAAAATCCCATTACCGGGGAAGTGCGGCACACCAATTCCGCTTACGTCACCTACGTGGCCCTGGATGAAAACGGCAAACCCCGGTCCGTGCCGCCCCTGGATCTGGACTCCGATACGGCCCGCCGACGGTGGACCGAAGCCGAAAACCGACGCAAAATGCGGGAAGATATTCTCGCGGCGGAAAGCCGCTAA
- a CDS encoding THUMP domain-containing class I SAM-dependent RNA methyltransferase: MSETYPLLITCPKGLSPWLAKEIQELGLPVERELPLGVQTRGSLREAMRLNLHLRIGHRVLLELKYFNAPNAAMLHARAVKIPWEEWIPSDGYVTVHASVSARGREHSGHAALKVKDAVVDRIRKRTGRRPDAGPEQRGAAVFLHWQGDRATVYLDTSGEPLSKRGYRLQPHKAPLQETLAAAIVVASGYRDGHFVNPMCGSGSLACEAALLACNVAPGLLRERFAFMGLLGYDACLFNRLREQAEAARRHAPKGRIVVTDHDPAAVEAARANAQRAGMEKYMEFAVCDFQETTVPSVSSELPGTILLNPEYGMRLGEEEALAETYAAIGDFFKQHCPGYTGGVFTGNPVLSKRVGLKTRRRIPFFNAKIECRLLLYELYSGSRKGS; encoded by the coding sequence ATGTCCGAAACCTATCCTCTGTTGATCACCTGCCCCAAGGGGCTGTCTCCCTGGCTGGCCAAGGAAATTCAGGAACTGGGCCTGCCCGTGGAACGGGAACTTCCCCTGGGTGTACAGACCCGGGGTAGCCTGCGCGAGGCCATGCGCCTGAATCTCCACTTGCGAATCGGGCATCGCGTGCTCCTGGAACTGAAATATTTCAACGCGCCCAACGCGGCCATGCTTCATGCCAGGGCCGTGAAAATTCCCTGGGAGGAGTGGATTCCTTCGGATGGGTACGTGACGGTGCATGCCAGCGTAAGCGCCAGAGGACGTGAGCATTCCGGCCACGCCGCCCTCAAGGTCAAGGACGCGGTGGTGGATCGCATCCGCAAACGCACGGGCCGTCGGCCCGATGCCGGACCCGAACAACGCGGGGCCGCCGTGTTTCTCCACTGGCAGGGCGACCGGGCCACCGTGTATCTCGATACCTCGGGCGAACCGCTCTCCAAACGGGGCTACCGCCTACAACCGCACAAGGCGCCGCTCCAGGAAACCCTGGCCGCCGCCATTGTCGTGGCTTCCGGATATCGGGACGGGCATTTCGTGAATCCCATGTGCGGCAGCGGTTCCCTGGCCTGCGAAGCCGCACTTCTGGCCTGCAACGTCGCCCCTGGATTGTTGCGGGAGCGCTTCGCCTTCATGGGATTGCTCGGGTACGATGCCTGCTTGTTCAACCGATTGCGTGAGCAGGCCGAAGCAGCCCGGCGCCACGCCCCCAAGGGCCGCATCGTGGTGACGGATCATGATCCCGCAGCTGTGGAAGCGGCCCGGGCCAACGCACAGCGGGCCGGAATGGAAAAATATATGGAATTCGCGGTCTGCGATTTTCAGGAAACCACGGTCCCCTCTGTTTCGTCCGAACTCCCCGGCACCATCTTGCTCAACCCGGAATACGGCATGCGCCTGGGCGAGGAAGAAGCCCTGGCCGAGACCTACGCCGCCATTGGGGATTTTTTCAAGCAGCATTGCCCCGGATACACGGGCGGCGTGTTCACGGGCAATCCCGTATTGAGCAAGCGCGTGGGGCTGAAGACCCGCCGCCGCATCCCGTTTTTCAATGCCAAGATCGAATGCCGTCTCCTGCTGTACGAACTGTATTCCGGGAGCCGCAAAGGGAGCTGA